GATCGTACTCATTAAGAAGAAATGATAAATGCGAAGTTTTATCGACCCCCGTTTTTATTAGAAATGATTGCGCACTATTCTATTTCGGTCGCGCTGGCAATTAGGCAAAATTACCAATGTACGTATATATGCATCACATCTGTTGATTTCCTGTGCAATACCGGAGGTTCCCACAAAACCGCATTTTGCTTGTCGATATCCTCTTCGATCTTCACCGTCTAACCTCTTGTAGAAGCGCTCTTTATGAAGCTTCTAATTCAAATACCAATCTCATGTTGCGTCAAACCTAATAGGCGCGATTGGGTCATCCGTTGATTTTCAGAGCAGAATAACTACATAAACATTGTCTAGTTTAGTTACCATAGTGAAATAATCGCGAACTAAATCCACAAGCAGTGGATATTTTCAGGTTATCACTGTGTCAACTGGTACGAGAGCACTAAATGCTCTCATATTGATTAATTATCTGCTACTGATAACCTACAGCCAGACCAAAGAGTTACCTTATTTATCGATGCAATCTAAATCCTTATTTGTGTTGGTGGCTATTTTCGCTAAAGATGAGAATGCTACGACTGGTAGATTTGCTCATGACATACAAACCTTCTCAATTGAAGCCACAATCGTGTGATTGCCTGGCACTGACCGATGCCTACAGCGATCTCGATAGCAGAGATATTTCTCCCTAGCGATGTCACGGGGTATTCGTCGTAAACAATACGAGGTCTACTGGGTCGCTACATACCGGATCAATCATCCGATATTCTATCACTTCGGCAATAACATGTAATGAAATGTCAAGAGATGCTACATGGTCGATCGAGATCTTGACAGTCGCTTTTTCCGCTAGACAGAGTTTCACACTGACTGCATCTAGAGTGTGTGGGGTCGCTTCGTTATCGGTTATGCGCATATTCTCTAAGTTTAAATAATTAGCATAAACGGCAGTACTACGAGAAGGCAAGCGATGAAAATCAAGACGATGGCGACATTTCTCTTCTCATTAAGCGAATCCCTTCGATTTTCGGTTTCTTTGAATTGCCGTAGATTCATCTATCGCTCATGATACCCTCCTAGCGCGATAAGGTAGAACCACATTGTTCAGGCTTACAGCACAACGATTAGTATCATCAAAACGGCGGGCAGAATAAGGAGTCGTTTAGACAGACGGCTGAAATAAGCGTATTCCAGCTGTGAGATGCCTTGAACGTGTTCATGTAACGCTTTGAGCAGTATATGATCACTCCATATCAAGGCGGTGAATAAAATGAAAAAGAAATAATAAAATTGAGGAGGACGAACAGGGCACTACTAATGAAAACAAAACAGAAGAAAGGCTTGTCGTCGAGAAAATGATAAAGCGGTTCAAAGAACTGAGAAGCAAGGTTACATACTTGAGGCGGCAAGAGAAATGGCAAAACTATGTCCCAATGAGTATGCCGCTAATTACGACAAGATATAGTGTGATCTGGAGAAAAAGGTCTTCACGTGTTAAACCTGATCATAAATTCAGAGCCATGTAGAAAATGGGGAGAATGCTAATCAAGCACCGAAGAGACGTTACTGGATGAATAAGAAATAAACACCGATTTTCCACATATCCAACTTAAAATTGTTATTACCATAATTTGATTTTTCATCATGCTTAATAACCGAATAGTATATGTTTGATCAGGCTGGATTTATGAAATACCAAGTTCTCTTAGTCAGTGGTTAGCCACCAATAACACTTAGTTCTTATGTGCAACTCTTAACGAAAATCCTTAAAGAAACGATGATATACCCAGAACCGAACTTTAAAACATTAGAAATTGTGAGCGGAATGCAGAACCTGAATGCTATAAGATTGGAATTTGAAAATCTATCCGACAAGATAAATAAAATGGATAGCTCTCCTTCAAAATTGAGAATTACAATGATCGGAACACTCCCCCCATTAAAGGGGATAAGCCGCTACTGTTACTTTCTTTGCTCCGCATTGTCCAATTTGGTAGACATAGAATTTGTCTCTTTTAGGAAATTGTACCCCAATTTTCTCTATCCAGGAGGAGTTGATACAGAAAAAAAATCAGAAGAGCTGATTATGAAATTTAGAAGAAGGAATGATTTACATGGTTATAATCCATTAACCTGGCTCAAGACAGGGATTTATTGCTCTGGAGATGTGGTACATGCGCAGTGGTGGAGTCCCCTTCTTTTTCCTGCATATTTTACAATCCTCATATTAGCTAGAGTCCGATGTAAGCGTGTTGTTATTACCGTTCACAATGTGATACCTCACGAAAATACGAAAATAGGAAAGGTTCTAACTAGTATGCTGCTCAAATTCGCGGACTTTATCATTGTTCATAGCGATTCGAACAAGGAGATCTTGTTTAAAGAGTACCGCAATTTAGATAGAGATCATGTTTTTGTTGTACCGCACGGGTTGCTTTCTTTTCCCAATGCACCTTACGACAAAAGGAAAGCAAAAGATATACTCGGTATTCCTATCAGCGCAAAGGCTATCCTTTTTTTTGGAAATATCAGGCCATATAAAGGCCTAAAGAATCTGATTAAAGCTATGGAGAAAGTTACCAAAACTTTGCCGAACACAATGCTTATAATAGCAGGTCACTGTTGGGAAGACTGGCATGAATATGAACGATTGATTAAAGAACTCAATATCGAGGACAAAATCATTGTTAGGAAAGGATATGTCGAACCAATGGACGTACCTCTTTTATTCGCAGCGACTGATCTTGTGGTTCTTCCATATGAAACATTTGATGCCCAAAGTGGTGTTGGACTTGCAGCATTGAACTATTGTAAACCGATGATCGTTACTGCGGTGGGTGGGCTCCCTGAGTTGGTTTTGGACTCTATATCAGTTGTCGAGCCGAAAAATCACGAATTGCTAGCAAGTAGAATAATAATGATTCTGAGGGATCCACGATTATTATCAAAATTGGAAGAAGACTCTAAGAAGATTAGGGAAGAATATGGATGGCAAAGAATCGCAGAAATAACTTATAGGATATACGAGGAATTGCTACGACCAACAGAAAAATGATTCAAAAATCACGCTCATGCATTATGGGATAAATTCGCAGTATCAATCAATTATTTTTTGGTACCCACCTATGATGCATGCACTAGTTCCAACGACGTATTCTTTTTTTAAATCGTGAATCGCATAATTATTTTTAGTGCTGAAATAGTTCTGGATAATTCTTGAATCGTATCTAAATTAAAGGTCCTTATTAAAAGTTGCACATAAGTAAAATATATATGTTTATGAATTGCGAAGCTCAATAAGATCATCTTTTCGAGGACGAGGAAAAGCAATTAATCGCATCTCTATAAACATTCATGTATTCCGACAAAGTATGTCTCCAGTCAAACTTCTGTCTCAAGAAGGAAATACAATTACTGCTGAGCCTTGAGTAATTGACCGAATCAAGAACGTATTCGACGGAAAGAATTAAGTCCTTTAAAGATCCGGGTTCAAACAACTTGCCATTTTGACCGTCTTGGACAATTTCTGGAAGACCGCCAATTCTGGATGCCACAACCGGTAAACCAAAGGACATAGCCTCAAGAGGAGCAGTTGGCAAGTTTTCTGGCCAGATTGATGGAAACACCATCACTCCCCCTCTTAAATATTCTTGTTCGACATTTTCGACGAATCCTCTAAAAGAAATTACTTTAGCATCCTTATATTCGGCCATCAATGACTGCAACATTTTGCCATCACCTATAACATCCAGTGGTATCTCAGTGAGCCTTGAGACTTCGCATACGAGCTTTACGCCCTTTTCTTCAGTAATTCTTCCTACAAAAAGCATTCTTTTATCGTATTTAGGAAGGATTATTTCATCTGGTAAATCGATTCCATTGTAAATTCGCCTCACGTTATTATATCCAGCTTTTGTGAGTTTTGAAAACATATAGTCACTCGGTGCCACGAGAAAGACCTTCTGAAGATGTTTCATTTTGATTAATCTCGTAATTCCTGCTATAGGGAATTTGCATTTCCAACAATCCAAACTGCAGATACAACCCGATCTTATCATGATACTATTAAAGCAAAAAGGCCAGTAATCATGGATGGTCGCAATCGTTGGCAAGCTCTCGGCAGCTGCTGCAAAGAGATTTGTCCCAGCTCCATACACATTATGAAAATGAACAATGTCCGGTTTGATCTCTCGCACTACATTACGCAATATTTCTATATTTTTGAGATGAAAATAATCGGCAATAGATTTTCTCACTACTCGATTCTTAACAACTTTCAACTCATCGATGATTTCAATATTTTCGGATAATTCCTTGACCGGAAACTCTTCAGATCGCATGTTCGAAGTAAGAATTGCAACTTCTATTCCGCTTTGCGATAGTTTCATAGATAATTTCCTGCAGAATTCCTCAGCGCCACCGTATTTTCTTGAGGGGGGCAAACTAGAGATCATTAACACTTTCATATCAGCTGTAAATATATTATTCCAACAGGCTACTTATATTATTCCCTCAATTGCAAATACTCTGTAATTGGATCGCGCAAACTTGAATTGACGCGGTCGATATCTATTTTAATTATCGTGATATGGGATACATATCAAATTCAAAGGGATATTAATTAGATATCCGAAGAACCACAAAAAGAGTCTACATTCCCAGATGTTTTCCAACAATCTCCAAACCCCCAAACCATAATGACCCATTCTGAATTTCAAAAGTAATTTCAAATTCACCTCTCAGTACTTTTGAAAAATCAAGACGATAGTACTCAAACCACCATTCCCATCCTTTTAAATGCGTTCCTGTGATTCTCACGCTATCCAAAACGTTCTCTTCGTTTCTGAGTGACATAGTAATATTTGCCGAAGGTGACAGTTTGAGCTTAAGATAGACTGAAATAAAGGACAGATTGTCTGGGTTAACGGATCTTAACTTTATTGAGCAAAATTTCGATGTTGATTCATAATATGCTATTGATTGCTTTTTCACGATACCATGTGCATCCTCTGAAATATTATACAATTTCATATCAGAGAAACCCAAATAAACCAGCTCATCATTCTCAGCCGGGATATTGATCCATTGAATTCCGTTATAAAATTGAATATAATAAATAATTAGTTTAGAATTAAAAAATTTAAATATGGTTAGGTTTATGAATGGAGCCTTTAATAACTCAACTCCCTTGTCGGGAAATGGGTAGTAATAACCACTTAATTTGTCATAAATGAAGTACTTAGCATCAATTTCATAACAACGTTCAGCAACATTTTCGCTATTCTGAATCATCACAGAAAAGTCGTACAAATTACTAGAAGGCACGAGCGAATAGGAATGTACAAAAGAAGGCCAATAAATGTATAAGATTGATTCTTGGCCGATTGCCTCTTTTGTGAATTCACCTGCAACTGATCTTAAACCGTAAGATTCCGAAACCCATCTCTTGAAATTCGCATAATTAGGAGCGTAATTTATGATGGGTAAAACGAGCAATACAATTAAAATAATAATAAATAAAAACCTCAAGTATTTTCGAGATTGGAATCTTATTTTTTCAAATCTAATAAATAATATATAAACGAAAAAACTAGAAAGGAGTATGATGGCTGGAAAGAATTGTAAATGATATCTGGAACGATGACTATATGAAGCAGGAATTATCATCAAAATAATTAGATTTAATACTAACCATATCATGAAAAATAGGATAACTGGATAAATCTTTCTGTAATAGATTGCAAGTAAACTGCCCAGAATCGTTGTTAGCAACAGTGATATCTGGAAAAAAGAAGGCAATAAGGCAAGATACTCTGTTCCCAAAAAAACTGGTTCGTTGGTGAAACTGTAGCTAACTCCTGGAAGATAAATCGCTACGGCTTTAAAGAATGTAAGAGCGCCGCCAAATATGAACCAAAAGGAAATGCCGAGCAGAATCAAAAAGAAGTTTTTCTTACTAATAAGATATCTAGGTTTCTTTTCAACGACTAAAGATACAAAAATGTAACCAACAATAAGCATCGCTACAAATACATTCCCAAAATTGTGGGCCAGACTTAGACAGCCGCACGAAGCAAAGCATAGTATTAGATGCGCAGTTTTTCTAGTTCTCCAAAATTTAACAAAAAAAAAGGTCGACCCTGTCAAAAGCAGTACCAGTAGCGCATCAACTGGTGAGAATGATGTGACCCATAATACATTATAACTACCAAAAATGAATAAAAACGACATGAAAAATGGTAAGAATCGATCCTGAAATAGATTCATTCCTATGGCATACACTATCGCCACTGAAAAAGCTTGAAAAATATACGGAAGTATCTTGAACCAGTTTTCATTGCCTATTGGCGAAATGGAGTTCAATATTGAGGATATAAGCGCAAGGAGTGGGGGGGAATCTCCTACACGTGCTTCCATTCTTGCAAATTCATTAAAAATATATCCACTTTTAGAAATTGTATCGCTAAAAATTAGATTGGAATAAACATCTTCCGTAGCGAAATGCTCAAAAAACAGTAAACCAAACACGTATCTGACAATAAAAAGAATAATGATGCATGATAGCATGGAAAATTCAGGGATGTACTTACGGAACAGTAATACTGCCTTTTTCCAAATAAGATAAGATATCATTTACGACCCCCCTCACGATATAACGCCAGTCATACTCATGCAGATCGTAAGGAATTAAATATTTAAATTCGTTAGGACGGGTCGCGAGCTTAACCATTAACTCGGAGAATTTGTCCCAATCATCCGTTATCTGAAGCCAATCTCCAAAGCTATCTCTTTCCAATCCTTCAGCACCAATTCCAGTTGATACAACAGGCCTTCCGCAAAAAATGGCTTCAAGTATTTTTATCCTCGTACCTCCACCACTTTTCAAAGGACATATTACCACATCGCATCCGCTGATCAGTTCTGCGATATTGGGATAGATGCCTGTAAAAATAAACGTTGGATCATTGCAAACATCAAGGGGTGGATTGTCGCCGGCTATAACAAATAATGCAGATGGGTGGAATTTCTTTACACGAGGAGCTAATTCGCGCTTAATTATATCAACGGCTTGTTTATTTGGAGCATAATCTAGTTTTCCATGAAAAAGATAAACAGGATCATGAATAGGTAGACCGATCTTCTTTCTCGACGTCAACTTATCACAAGCATTCATACGCAACACCGCGCTATCCACCCCATTACGAACAAGCAGAACGCGTTCCTTCGGTACTTTAAAGGTTGAGATGATTAACTCGCGGTCTGGCTTAGACACGCAAAAAACTTTTGCGGCAGAACGCAGTAAGAAGCCTTCGTATAATTTTAGCAAAAACCTACTAATCCTATTTCCTTTTTTTATTCTTTCAAATCTCTGAAATTCGACGTTGTGTTCGTCAATGATCAAGATTGCACCAGTGATCCGGCAAACAATCAATGAGATAAACCCGAGCCATGGAAACTCCACCAAAACAACTCGAGCTTTGGAAGTTTTTATTGCAAGTAGTAGATAAAAAGCAAGTAAAGGATTGAAAATCTGTGAATATCGAGAGAAAGCCTTCACCATTTTTATTTTGACACCCTCTCTTTCAAGAGCATGCATATAGAATTGAGAGTCTCTTTCGCAACAATCTACTTGAACCAGATCGTTACAAACGATGATTACATAGAAGTAATCACTAAGGAATCGAGCCAAATTAAAGACCCTTGCTGCCCCACCAAAATATGGAGGAAACGGATTAAAGGGACAAACAATTATAATTGTTTCTTTGTTCGATTTATCACTCATTTTCACCTTAAAATGTCGTCTCAGTTAAAAAGATTTCTAGTATTCATGAAGCCCAAATTGATATAATAAATTTATCTAGTTGAAAAAGTCTCGATTAATCAAACGCTTATCTAAATTGTCATACTCGGCATTTCAATCGTCACCGATCATTCGGTTTCTTTTTTTATTATATGAAACTCCCAAGAGACCCAGAGCAGATACTATTCCAACAGACAAAAATGTGGATGTTGCGCTAATTCTCATACCGAAGAATACATTAAATCCAATAATAAGAAGTGGAACGGTAACCAAAGATATGAGATAACTGAAAATTATTCTTTCTCCAAAGGACAGCCTGTCTCTGCTACCATTTTTTTCAGGCCATATCGCATAGGTCCATATGAGGCCAGGGAGCAAGAGCACCAATACAAATGCTAAAATTGATGTGATCATTTCAAACATCGTATGCTGTGTAGATACTAATTCCTATTTTTGCCTTCCGTAACTTATCATTCTCTTAAAGCAATCTCTGATGGGTCGATGTACGTATATTCAAGTCAACAAGAGTGAATACCGCTTGCTCAAGGTCGACCTTTATATAGCATAGCTTTTCTGCTTGAGAGAAAGAATGCGTTTCGAAACAGGGTATGAGATTAAAGGGAGCTATGCTTTTTCACATCGCTAGAAAGATGTAAGAATGGTTCAAATACTTGGGCATTTCATTAAAATCGAAATTCCTAGCTAATTTGTATTGAGATTACCGTTGCATTTTATCGTTGTCTGAAACTGGCTTATTAAAGTTTCCACTCAATATCCGTTTCAAGAGAAGCCACGGAGGGTATTAAAGTTTCTCGATTCGGCTAAAAAGTGTAGGATTTTTCCACAAGAAGAGAAGGAGGTTTCCCTTAGTCGCTTTTATCATGCGATGTAATACTCTGATATGTGGACTTTACGAGTCCCCGAACCTGACACACTCAGAATCCATCTTGGGTATATGACGCAACAACAGTAAAACAAACAAAGGAAATTTAGATTGCGTTTCGATCTACAGGATGCAAAACCGCAAATTAAAGCGGGCCGCAAGTTATCTCTTGCCTCCCGCCGTCGGCGAAAAAAGTGTTGCCTTCTCGCCGAGAATTTATTTATGACCGATGATCTACCTCCCGGTACCATTCCTTTGGATCTGGGTTTTCGAGGGCAAAATGGGATAGTTATGCGCGTTAACGCGAACCGAGTCGTAATGGTAAGTTGAAATGCGTTAGCTCGTCAATGAATGCTTAAGACTACGATCGCCATTTCTAGATAAGTAAACCAGCATGGAATTAGGACGCTTAGGAAACACTGGAAAGGCAAATAGGTTATTTCGGCTAGCGTATCCAGTAGTTGTTCAGCTCTTCAGCAACCGTTCTATGAAAGCTATCATAATTGCAAAAAAGATGCCGGGTTCTCACAATGATCTCACTAAAAGATTGACAAAAGCTGAATAATTGTTTTTTTGGCATGATCATAAAACATAAGTCGAAAGACTCTGATAATTCGTTAGCAAGAAGACTTTCCATATGATATAAGTTATACTTTCCAACGAAGATAATTCCTTCAGAAAATTATTTCTTATGGCATTTTGTGATTGGACGCAAGATGCGAAGATCACAAAAAATCCAAGTAACCTTCTAACTACTCATTCCTTGACGAGGCTGCTAATATCAATGGAAAAATCAGCTACAATATCTTGATCGAATCTGCAAATTTGGAAAAGCAAGAGATAATTTAGAATAGGGTTCCTATCGATATGATCTATGTCTACAAACTGCGGGATTGATCTGTTTTGTTCGATTTACATTTGAATCACTTATTCTATTGTTAAAATTTCAATAGGCCCGATTGCTTTAGATTTCGTTTAGAACAACCAAAGTGTCCTATCTCACCCATCATTACAGGATTAGAATTTCCCATTAGCAATAATAAATATCGTCAAACCCGATAAAAATCAGAACAAGTGGAGGATTAAGAAAAAAGAACCATTCTTGGGCAAACGATTGTTTTTCTTTGTTGCATAGATCTAAATATGCAAGGGCAGAACTATTTAGCTTGCGCGTTGATCAAACAATAGGATAAATTCAAATACATGGCAAGAAGGGCAACAACCAAATCGTCTGAAACGCGAAAATTAAATCTATTTTAAATGAAAATGAGTTGACTTACGATATTTAATATAACCACCAATCAATTCCGCTAGAGAGATGATTGTAGAATTATTGTTGGTGGCAATCGGAACGATTCTCGTTTATTTCCTCCCAGGATTCGTGTGGTCCTATTTGCTGCTTGAGCAGGAAAATATTTTGGATAAATCTCCGCACGAGAGATTTTTTAGAATCATCGAACGGATCGCGGTTTCATTTGCTCTATCTCTAGTGCTTATTCCTCTAACAGTCTTTCTTTTGAATTTGGTCATTGATGTCGGTCCTTCGATTCTTGATTCCCTCATGATATCTCTAATACCGATTGTTGTCGGAGCTCTGTTTCTACTGGCGAAGAAGAATAGAATACATGAAAGCATCATAGGAAAAATAAAGGAATTGCTGAAAAATTGATGTTTATCATCAATGAGGTTCATCACCCGAATGACCAACGTATTTGTAAATGCAAAGGATCTCAGCGTACCCGTGATAAACACACTTGAAGTAAGGACTGGAAGCATAGTCATCAACGGGAATCAATTTCTTGGTCACCACGAGGGGGCGGTCGAGGTCCCAAGTTCCCCAAAGTACGTAGATCTCCTTTTCTTTGTACGCTGGATTGTCAGTCAGAAATTTCTCTATATAAGTGAGATTTGTCGGTGCATTAAGCATGAATTCCTCTGCAATGGCCATCGGATGATCGTTTTCTCTAGTCAAGGAAAAGTCCCAGACAGCCATTAAGTAGCCGAGCTGAATGAGATCGGCGGAGAGGTAATCTGGTGCAAAAATCACCGCGTTGTCCTTAGACATGTTCTTTTCGATCCAATCAATTGCCTCGGTGTTTTCTTTTATGTAAGGCGCCTTATTGAGCTGGCTATCAATCGAAAAACATGCGGATGGAACAACAAGCACTGAAGCCATCAAAACGACGCCTATAACCTGTATTTTGCTTCCATATTTCCTTAAGGTATTCTTATAAAAGTACACAATTGCAAATGGTGCAATGACACAAAGTAATAGATCAAGATTCAAGATAAATCGATTTCCGAAGAAGAGCCAAAGGCCGATATAAAACCATAGTACGATCGACAGGGCTGGTAACGTGTAATGGAGCTTATGTTTTGTCCAAAGAATGTAATAACTCATAATTGAAAAAACGACGAGAGGGAAAAAGAATATCAGATATCCAACCAGGATATGTGGATATGACCAAAATAGACTCGGGATCGCTCCACCTCCAGCCCAGAGACCTTCCCCGGAAGACAGGGTTGAGGTTCTCCAGACAGATGTCGATATCGCTGCAATGAATGTGGTCAAAATATCTCCAAATCTCGGTATCCAAGCGGGCGCAGATATCAGTATCGCAGAAATGATTGAGAGACCAATCGACCTTATTGCTTTCCTATCTTTGGTCCAAATGAAAAAGATGAGCGATATCAAGTATGCAAAAGAAACGAACAAGGATACAGCAATATGATAAGCAACTGTCCCGGATGCGAGGACAGTAAATAATGCGAGATCACTGGTTTTTCTAGTCTCAAGATACTTGTCTAAATAGACGAGCGACATAACTAATATTACTGAGGCGAAAATCTGCCTATAATAAGATTCAGTTACCGCATCAATTTGAACGTATGAAAAAGAAACTAATAGAGCGGAGATTCCACCACCGATGTTCGATCGCGTGAGATTTTTGCCAGCCACAAAAGAAGTCAAAGTAGCAATTGCCCCCACAATTCCCGGAAGATAGTATCTGAACAACCAGTGGATGTCGACGCCCATAACCCCATTTGAAACAGAAACCATAACGAAGAAGCCAGGTTCCACCCATTTAGTATATACTTGATAGGGCATAGGAAACTCGGGATAAGCGGGTAATACTCTCCAGGCATCAGAATTACTCCAGAATGTTACTAATTGTTCATATATGCCTGTATCAAATCCAAGTTCAAAGCGATAATCGTGGATCAAGTAAGAAAAGAACCTGCTCACAGTTGCGAAAATCACTAGGATTACGAGAACCCCTATTGCCAAAGAAGGGCTCAATGATTTTAGAAACTTACGTTTGATATGATTCTCTGGAGTCACAACCAATACTCCTGACTAATGAACTATTAGTTAGATAAGTGAACAATTTTGATTTTTATAAGTCTTTCATTTAATCATTAAATGAATAATAGAATGCTAATCACAAGTTGTGCCGCATCAGCGTAGGATTCTAAATCTGATGAAAACTTCGCTACACTTACGATTGAGCCCAAAAAAAAGAACCAATTGTACAACCAGAAGAGGTAACATAAAAATGATGATTCTTAAAAAAAAGTGTCTATCTTTTATCAGGAGCATATTATTACGCAATATTAAACAAGGCTTTTAGTGAAATTTCGCTTAACGCTATTATAGAATCCGCAAATTTGAAGGCAGCAACATAGCAAAAGGAGAAGTATAACTAAGACTGTCAGATTCACTCAATTTGGAGCTTAATTACCCTGATTCATTTATTATTTCTCTTAATATATGCCCTCACACCAGATATCCTTGCTAAGGAATTATGCCATCAATTTAATGTAATTGTTTTGATTTATAGGAGTAATAAAGAAAGACCATGAAGACATTTGCTGTAATCCCAGCGTTCAACGAGAGGGCAATGATCAGCCAGGTGATCGAACAGACTAAAAATTTTGTCGATCAGATCATTGTCATTGACGATGGAAGCTCTGATGACACCGCAACCATCGCGCGCAGTGCTGGTGCAGTCGTGATTTCTCATCCACGAAACATGGGCGTAGGCGCGGCCTTCGCAACAGGAGTCGAAAAAGCGCTATCATTAGGCGCGGATATTGTTGTTACTTTAGATGCGGACGGACAATTTCAACCGAGCGATATTCCAAGATTAATTCAGCCGATCATCGAAGGAAAGGCGGATTTTGTCACGGGTTCACGATTTATGAACAATGAACCCGTCTCTGGTATGAATGGTGTAAAAAGAATCGGCAATAGGTTTTTCACAAGACTAACGAGCTGGCTGACTGGAATGAAATTCACCGATACTCAATGTGGGTTTAGAGCCTATTCCAAAGAGGCATTGTTACGCATA
This DNA window, taken from Methanomassiliicoccales archaeon, encodes the following:
- a CDS encoding DUF1616 domain-containing protein, encoding MFEMITSILAFVLVLLLPGLIWTYAIWPEKNGSRDRLSFGERIIFSYLISLVTVPLLIIGFNVFFGMRISATSTFLSVGIVSALGLLGVSYNKKRNRMIGDD
- a CDS encoding glycosyltransferase family 4 protein encodes the protein MSDKSNKETIIIVCPFNPFPPYFGGAARVFNLARFLSDYFYVIIVCNDLVQVDCCERDSQFYMHALEREGVKIKMVKAFSRYSQIFNPLLAFYLLLAIKTSKARVVLVEFPWLGFISLIVCRITGAILIIDEHNVEFQRFERIKKGNRISRFLLKLYEGFLLRSAAKVFCVSKPDRELIISTFKVPKERVLLVRNGVDSAVLRMNACDKLTSRKKIGLPIHDPVYLFHGKLDYAPNKQAVDIIKRELAPRVKKFHPSALFVIAGDNPPLDVCNDPTFIFTGIYPNIAELISGCDVVICPLKSGGGTRIKILEAIFCGRPVVSTGIGAEGLERDSFGDWLQITDDWDKFSELMVKLATRPNEFKYLIPYDLHEYDWRYIVRGVVNDILSYLEKGSITVP
- a CDS encoding glycosyltransferase family 4 protein encodes the protein MIYPEPNFKTLEIVSGMQNLNAIRLEFENLSDKINKMDSSPSKLRITMIGTLPPLKGISRYCYFLCSALSNLVDIEFVSFRKLYPNFLYPGGVDTEKKSEELIMKFRRRNDLHGYNPLTWLKTGIYCSGDVVHAQWWSPLLFPAYFTILILARVRCKRVVITVHNVIPHENTKIGKVLTSMLLKFADFIIVHSDSNKEILFKEYRNLDRDHVFVVPHGLLSFPNAPYDKRKAKDILGIPISAKAILFFGNIRPYKGLKNLIKAMEKVTKTLPNTMLIIAGHCWEDWHEYERLIKELNIEDKIIVRKGYVEPMDVPLLFAATDLVVLPYETFDAQSGVGLAALNYCKPMIVTAVGGLPELVLDSISVVEPKNHELLASRIIMILRDPRLLSKLEEDSKKIREEYGWQRIAEITYRIYEELLRPTEK
- a CDS encoding glycosyltransferase gives rise to the protein MISSLPPSRKYGGAEEFCRKLSMKLSQSGIEVAILTSNMRSEEFPVKELSENIEIIDELKVVKNRVVRKSIADYFHLKNIEILRNVVREIKPDIVHFHNVYGAGTNLFAAAAESLPTIATIHDYWPFCFNSIMIRSGCICSLDCWKCKFPIAGITRLIKMKHLQKVFLVAPSDYMFSKLTKAGYNNVRRIYNGIDLPDEIILPKYDKRMLFVGRITEEKGVKLVCEVSRLTEIPLDVIGDGKMLQSLMAEYKDAKVISFRGFVENVEQEYLRGGVMVFPSIWPENLPTAPLEAMSFGLPVVASRIGGLPEIVQDGQNGKLFEPGSLKDLILSVEYVLDSVNYSRLSSNCISFLRQKFDWRHTLSEYMNVYRDAINCFSSSSKR
- a CDS encoding glycosyltransferase family 2 protein; this encodes MKTFAVIPAFNERAMISQVIEQTKNFVDQIIVIDDGSSDDTATIARSAGAVVISHPRNMGVGAAFATGVEKALSLGADIVVTLDADGQFQPSDIPRLIQPIIEGKADFVTGSRFMNNEPVSGMNGVKRIGNRFFTRLTSWLTGMKFTDTQCGFRAYSKEALLRITTFGRFTYTQEVFLDLVNKNMRVVEVPIRVLPRQCGKSKVVKNPFSYGLRALKIIMQTERDHHPLRFFTAISMFFVVPSITMFAFVLAHWLLSGKTSPFTSLLSLSGTLFLVGIIFIVLALIADMQGRQRKMQEEILYLLRRQRYS